A genomic segment from Nicotiana sylvestris chromosome 1, ASM39365v2, whole genome shotgun sequence encodes:
- the LOC104228689 gene encoding protein SRC2-like translates to MTEPKPWLLLINFLEEAASQVTQPTRKHVDLSPYLSRHTTLLNFSPNTKPILNFLHTPSNSPVQLLSAKEHLKFTAMEHRTLEINVMSGKDLNKVNLITKMDVYVVVSISGADDRSDQKTKTHVDHDGDNNPTWNFPIKFTIDDNAAVHTRLNLVFKLRCQRALGDKDIGEVTVPIKELLDSPNSTGSKQFVSYQIRKPSGKPKGQLTFSYQFSDKIISSVDAKVDQPVTAYPAVNPAPMVGSTSVYPPPPQQGPSGTYPPPLAAYGYGGNGPAPPPPMAYPPQAAAGGGYGYGYPPQAAAPYGGYPPPPQPQYGYPPQQGGYGYGYPPVQQARPPKKNNNFGLGLGAGLLGGALGGMLIGDAISDAGGYDGGFGDVGGFDF, encoded by the coding sequence ATGACTGAACCTAAACCATGGTTACTTCTGATCAACTTCCTTGAAGAAGCCGCCAGCCAAGTAACGCAACCTACTCGGAAACACGTTGACCTGTCTCCATATTTATCACGACACACGACTCTTCTGAATTTTTCTCCCAATACAAAACCCATTCTTAATTTCCTTCATACTCCCTCAAATTCTCCAGTTCAATTACTCTCTGCTAAAGAACACCTAAAATTCACAGCCATGGAACATCGTACGTTAGAAATAAACGTTATGTCCGGTAAAGATCTCAACAAGGTCAATCTAATCACAAAAATGGACGTGTACGTCGTCGTTTCAATCTCCGGCGCCGACGACAGATCCGACCAGAAAACCAAAACCCACGTCGATCACGACGGCGACAACAACCCCACGTGGAATTTCCCGATCAAATTCACTATAGATGATAACGCTGCTGTTCACACCCGTTTGAATCTTGTTTTCAAGCTCCGGTGTCAACGTGCCCTTGGTGATAAAGATATTGGAGAAGTTACTGTACCTATTAAAGAGCTTCTGGATTCTCCCAATAGTACAGGAAGCAAACAATTTGTAAGTTATCAAATTAGAAAACCTTCTGGTAAACCTAAAGGTCAACTCACTTTTTCTTACCAATTTAGTGATAAGATTATTAGCAGTGTCGATGCTAAAGTTGACCAGCCGGTTACTGCTTATCCGGCGGTGAATCCAGCTCCGATGGTGGGGTCCACTTCCGTATACCCACCGCCGCCGCAGCAAGGTCCGAGTGGGACATACCCACCACCTCTCGCCGCCTATGGTTACGGCGGGAATGGACCTGCTCCACCACCGCCTATGGCATATCCTCCGCAGGCGGCAGCCGGAGGAGGATATGGATATGGATATCCACCGCAGGCGGCAGCGCCATATGGTGGATATCCTCCGCCGCCACAACCCCAATATGGATATCCGCCGCAACAAGGCGGATATGGATATGGATATCCGCCGGTGCAACAAGCTCGGCCACCGAAGAAGAACAATAATTTCGGGTTAGGATTAGGGGCGGGTTTGCTTGGTGGAGCACTTGGTGGAATGCTAATCGGAGATGCAATCTCAGATGCTGGAGGTTATGATGGTGGATTTGGTGATGTTGGTGGATTTGATTTCTAA